In the genome of Arctopsyche grandis isolate Sample6627 chromosome 13, ASM5162203v2, whole genome shotgun sequence, the window AGATAACTCCTTCACAGCAAGCTCGGTtggtttcaatatatataatatattttctaaaattgtgAAATCAATTTCATTGTACATGTTTTCACTACCGGTTTCAATGAGAGCTTTTCTTATACattctttaatttttaaaaacacttCAATCATTGGTATTAAAGAATTCCACCGATTCTTACAATCTAATACAAGACGCATCTCATTTTTTTCTTGCTCCAACACGTATTTCTGTAAAATGTAATTTCTTCTGTTGGAGTTTTTGAAGTAACATACGATTTGACGAACATTTTTGAGTACTTTATATAACTCTAAACGTggataataatttgaatttacgtCTACATCAGAAATAAAACAGTCAAGATCTTCATCCGATTCATCATTATCACTGCTATCATTATCAAACAATTCCCGCTCATTTgaggtaatttttttgtaaaatacatCCATTATAGCCAAATGGATGGCGTTATTATAGCAAAGTTGACTTTCAATTCCAATTAAATGGCCGTATTTCTTCATAACTTCAGCACCATCATGTGTGCACGAAATTATGTCTGTATTTAAATTAAGCCcgaattcatttaatttatttgttattaatttttttaatgtgaaagcATCACATGTATCTTTAATAAATGTCAAACCCAACTTATgttcagtttttaaattttttttagtatcatGTAAAGTTACATTTAAATATCGTCTATGGTTTAAATCTGTCCATTCATCTACACTGATTGAAAAGCGACTTCCTGATTCTTTAAACTTCAAAAGTTCATCTCTAAGTTCTAGTTTCCTTTGGTTGTAAAATTCTAAAATCATCGTTTTAACAGTCAGTGGATTCTGTGGCATTTGATATCctcttttattgaaaaattctttCAAAGCagttgaattaactatatcttTAATCGAAAAACCATCATGAGCAACACATTTAGCTAAAAGTTCTGGTAGAGTTTCCGTTTTAACACAGTTTCGAATATTACTTGTAAGTTTCAAACATTTCACTGGGATTTGGTCTGTGTTTTCACTTTTTTTAGAATCTATTCcatgtttcaatttcaaatgattAGCAAGTCCTGATGTGGAACCTcccttacattttatttttgacttGCAAATTACACAATTAGCTACTTCACCAATTTCCTTTACGAAGAAGCTCCATACTCCAGATTTCTTTGAATTAATAAGTGgtgaaaactgaaaaaatgcaCATACAGACATATAATGTAGATTATGAAAATAGCACTTACAATTATTAACCTAtctgtacatacacatataaatctAAGCGTTTATGTTTTTATGCTatgcaaatttacaattttcaacTTAGGaccataaaatttggaatattatCTCATAGTGCTCTAATTTTGACAGTGGAAGAGCTCATAAACAGGGTCCAAGGACCCCTATACCAAAACCTCTGAGCATAGccgcttttatatatgtatgtagtatatacatatatattatatcttggTAAATTTTGTTtggcaaaaataagttttttatttattgtttattcttgatcacaattattttttttgtctaaaGAAACAGCCAACACAGTAATTGACCGGTTTTGGTTttagtctttttttttttgggaattTGGATAAATTTTttccatatattataattgcatCATTATGTCATAGGAATTATAACAATATGATGCACTTAGAAAATGGCTATATTTAGTTAAAAGCGTTAGgcatttttctatatatgtatgtacatatgtataaaagtaaATCTATATCCCGTTTTAAACTTCTCAGTCTGCAAGATATATAATTGTTGCTGATTACCCGATACActcatatcttatatataaaacggtaaacggattattccgcaaaaagtgatCTCGCGCACGACAattgttgccacaaaaatcgcggaTACGAAATATCTGGCACTTGAGTTCACGTTAGTTATTTCAGGTTGATAGCTTTCGAccgatggagtttttgggtgccagatgttccatattagagattttagtgacgtgcgcgagactgctttttgcggaataatcactgaaccataTAAAACAAAGGCCGTTcattgtgtgtatgtaattcGTTACTGATTGGCTATCGttaaatattcatgtttttcgattcaaataaatttaataaaaaaacaaatgaatgtttactaatagattggccatatttaaataatagaattataaaaatttatataatacttgatAGGGGTTAACTCCAGTGGACAATATTTGATGACTCTTTCCAAATAATCTTGAAATTTCTTCATCAGTGTTGATTGGACCCAATAGATCACATTTTCTCGCAAGCTGCTTTTCAAACAAAGAGAAATAAGGATAAGTATAATTtcgagaataataataataaaattatatttaaaatatgtataactacCTAACCATttgattaaatgaaatttacttTACAAATATATTGAACAGATTGTTTGCATAGTAActagttttaaaatgaaaataaaattatatcaaataatcTTTATATTAATGCGAAAATAAAGGAAGTGGCATGCAGAAATGAGCGGCAAGTAATAATCTTATCAGAGAAAATTAAGAAATTCTAGTGTTTTTACTCTCAATATATTTCATGGTGAACAGTAAAAGTCTGTTTATATTATCCTGTACTGCATGTCAACAATTTGGCACACCTGGTACAGTTTTGGTGACATGCACTGATATAtaataggttgtggctatttgttgatacagtatcgacgaattattgattATTTGTCAATATTTCATATGTACTCTACCttcaaatagtcaataattcgtaGATATATAGTATCTACAAATAGTCAACAATTAGCAGATACTATATCTACAAATTGTCattaattcgtcgatactgtatctacaaatagtcattaattcgtcgatactgtatctacaaatagccacatctaatatataatttcgaaagagactttgtatgtatgtatgtaagtattgttggttgggaatatggcgacgattcgattttttttcgattcaaataaatttaacaaaaaatcaaatgaatatttactatcagATTCGCcaagtttaagctgtttatattaaaaacactgagcgaagccgggtaaaacaactagttctaaataatatgaaattatcGTGTCAGTTACTGCCGTTTCAGATACGCCATGTAAACATTACGGAAGATACGAAGGTGTTCATATAGAAGGTACTGAGGAATATTTTTCTTACTGTTGTTTACGTGCCAGTTTGAGATGTATTGGTATAAAATAACCTGTTCTGTTCGTCGTGGAATTAAATTACATCGAAATCCATCGAAGCTCTTTATACTCGATTTGGAATCTCTTTATCTCAAATGATGTATCCAAATCGAACTTaccgaataataataaaaataattattattagttggACAGCTAACAAGTAGTAATTACACTATTGAGACatacaaaatatgaaatttattttgaaatgtttccTGCGAGCGTTTGTTTGTATCAAGTTTGACCTCTATTTAAGTAATGTATCAAAATCGAACATACCGAATAATAAAGATGATAACCAGCATTAAGCTGAGTTGGACAACTCTAGAGACAGATAAAAAGTTATGGgtgaataatacatacatacattctttgAATGTATCTTTTGATAGTTTGCTTGAATTTGAACCAAGGTTTTTgataaaacatttatatttaatgcgTCCAAATTTTCGAAGACTACGtatcatataatattcaaacaattcaaaaatttcTCCAATTTTAATTTGTCTTTTTTAAAACATCAACATTAATCACATTATTAATGATAATATCATAGCTCAATGAGGTACCGTTTGGCCactgctttttatttattttgcttgGAAAACATCTTTCTCTACTCGGAACCATGTGCATACCCCATTATAAAGCAGTTACACTTTGGAGATATTCAaagtacaaaatttattttaaaatgttaccTGCGAGTATTTGTTTGTATTATCTTCATCGTGCGATGATAAATCACTGCTGCTTTGGTGTTTCCTCTTCAGACTGTGATGTGGATTACTCATTTCATTTGCGTCAATTTGTTTCGAAAAGTCTTTATCTGCAGTACTCGCCCGCCTTTTATCAATGACAGGTTTGATGTCTACATTTTCCTCCCAAACATAATCTTCCAATGTGATTTCTTCCATCTTGATTCGAGATTTGGAAGATCTTCGCCTTAGTATTTCGTCATTTTTAATGCAAGCTTTCTTAAAATTAGCAAACGATTCCAGTTGGGATTCGCACGACAGGCATATTGAATCTGGAAGCCCGTCACCTTGTTCTACCTGCCATGGAGAAAGAACTGTTTggtataataatttgtgaaatgTATAAGATAGAGGAACAGAGAGCGGATACACCGACTTTGAGATGACAGCAGTTCCAGATGTGTCGTTCTATTGCTTGAGTATTATCGTAGATGGGGACATACGTTTCAAATGGTGCGGAAGATAGGCAGAGTCGGCACTCCGTCATGCTGACTTCAACTTCAATGTCTCGAGTACCGTTTTCCAATCATACTAAACTGTCACAACACAACACACAGGGTTGCCATCTAATTTATAATGATACAAGTGATTTTGCACGATGCCTTAGTGTTGTGTCAACACTATGACAAAAACTTTGTAcgaaacggttcggtgattactagtcaaatgtgaaccggtcacaggacaaacggtcgctttagatcggtcacacgtgatcacccgtcacactaaaactagtcacaccctaaaatcggtcaaccagttttcttgtgaccagttttagtgtgacgtgtgaccgatctagagtgaccggttgtcctgtgaccggttcacatatgactagtagtccgtttacctacGAAACATGTAAATAGGATTTAAATATAGAAGGAAAGTTGATtcgaatttatgtataaataaaaacattttcccaatatttgatattatgttTAGCCGAAATTAGTCTTGCATGGATTATACAATAATAGTGATGTCATGCCGCGCCGTCGTCTTTATAAGGTCTGTATATATTATCCAGCATTGCACGTCAACCGCTCGGTACAGtattgcacggaaaagactaattCTAATCATACTACGCAACAACGACAGATCCAGGGGGGAGGGAGAGAGGGGGCGATGGAAGGAAAGTGccagatatttaaaaatatgtatatatttttgttgggTGGAAAGTAATTGAAAAGCAAAAAATTGTTGATGATTTTCTTTTATTCTATCCGGCCTTATCTAATCCTTTGGTGATCTAAGACCCCGCTCCGATAGAAAGAAATCTTTCTGCGTTAGAATCAGCATAATGCAAAATTATTAAGCTAATAtcgtttttaaaagcttttttgaaTAATCCGAAAaggtttatttcttatattttatgtagaatagcAATAGCTATTAACGATCATCCAACTCGAATCTGCTTCATGAGTTcactattaaaaattaaaatgtaattgtagcAAGTTGCTGCTTAATATTTCACTATATTGAGATTTGCAGGATGTTCAAAACTTATGCCAATCAAAACGTAATACAGCGAGTTGTCGGTCAACGATCCATCATATCAAAAGTTATCTGCAATactacatatcgatggcttagtgcacatatattgtatgtccatttttgattttttttgtaacgaATTTTAAGTTGGTAAATGCTGGAATAAtttaggtttttcctttcaatataatttatgtggtatacgTAAATTACcgttaaaattacatacatagatatattgtaatattattacatacatacttattttcATTCGACAAAATTTCTCGATAGTTCTCAATTCTAAAAACCAAAAATTCAATCTCAGGATTTCGAtcaattgttaaattttaacatttaaattagaaaattttCTACATACTATCTTTAGTTTCCGGATTTTAGAAACCAGCTCTACGAACCAAAATTATTTTAGTAACCGGCTTTATCTAGCCAATGCGAACCTATAGCAGCACATCACTGCACATACACATTAGTAGGTACGAATCTGTCCATATAGAccgtactaaagaatatttttcgtattgccATTCACGTGCAGTTGGCGGCTTGAGTTGTACTAGTTTAGACGTACCTTAACTGCTCATCCCGGAGTTAAATTAGGTttgcatttttttacaaaattaaaaattaaaatataatatagtaaacaCGTGTATATTTctctgaaataatataaaattttaaaataaataagtacataaatatgtatgaaaaataatcattaaaaaacaaaaaatttaaaaattcgataacacattctaatattttattatatattttgtaggtAGGTAAATCTATCGCAGTCAGGACAAGAAACTAGTCCAATCCTATGAAGTAAGCACACAGCTTTTCCACAGGAATAACACATTAATCTAGTTCTTTTTTTAGCAGGCAACGGACAAAATCGGCATGATCCCCTACTCGGCGTTGACTTAGACACAACTTTGGTTTCTGTTGATGTTAATACTACGGGTGATTTTGGCAGAACCTCTTCACAATATGCTAAAACTACATCAATCGCATATTGTTGCTTGACGTGATATGTTTGTCTGATAACTTTCCTTTTCAAAATATTAGGTTTCACCAATTCCAGACACAATTCTTTAATGAAAAGCTTCTGACGGTCTGCACTACCTATTTTCCAATTTGGGTACCTGTTTATCCATAATAAGTAAGCATTTAGCGCTGCCATATCCAACAATTCCATAAACACTCGAAAAGGCCATCTCTTGGTCGCCTTTGCACAACAATACCTATTTTTGTCTAAATTCACAACTGCATGTTTTTTTCGCTTCATTTTGTACGCTTTATGTAAACTTGTAGTACCAGCGCCAGTGTgaatttctaaattatttatatacgacGTTGAAGAGTCGACTGCTGTCCAAATCAATATCCCATATCTGCCGCGCTCAGATTTTTCGAAAACTCGAAATGGACAATTGCCTCTATATGTCACCAAGTGTTTTTTCACGAGTATGTTGGAAGATTGAGTGTAATTTAGTATACAGGCGTCtcgaaatttatcaaaaattacttttattgGTTCTAATTTGTTTGAAGACGCTTGAAATCGTTCCTGCCGTGTTTGTTTGTTGTCAAAACGTATGTAactgtatattttgtaaaatctaTCCCGAGACAATGCTGCCGAAAAAAATGGCCAGGCAAAGGGAGTTTCTTTTGTCCACATttcagaaatatttattttttgtggcGTGATAATATTTTTGCCAGATGCCAGCATTAATCCAACGAATGCATATAATTCGTCTTCTGTAATTGCATCGATATTATTTTccaataattgaatattatttatgtgccGATTTGTCTCATCACATATCTCTTTCACAATTTCTTCATTTATGAATAAGGAAAACATTGATTTAATGTTAGTGCTGCTAACAATTTCATTTTCAAGTTTAGAAGTCTTGGTATCCCATTGTATTGAGGGAGCAGGTTGTTGCGAACTTCCATCTAATCTACATTTTGTTCCAATTACTGGATTATCTTCACTTTCACATAAATCAAAATGTAAGTCTAGTTCTTCAACGAAATCTTCTGTGTCCGACGTATCatctttaatttcaaattttgaatcACTATCATCATACTCATCTTCATAATCGGctatcaatttattttcagctatttcttttttctaaaataaaaataaattattattaaaaatgattattattgtTTGGATAGCAAACAAGTAGTAATTACACTATTGagacatacaaaatataaaatttattttgaaatgttaccTGCGAACATTTGTTTGTATTTTCTTCATGATGCGATGAAAAATTGCTGCCGCTTTGGCGTTTCCTCTTTAGACTGTGATGTGGattattcatttcatttaaGTCAATTTGTTTCGAAAAGTCTTTATCTGCTGTACTTGGCTGCCTTTCATTAATGACTGGTTTGATGTCTACATTTTCTTCCCAAACATAATCTTCCACTGTGATTTCTTCCATCTTGATTTGAGATTTTGAAAATCTTCGCCTCAGTATTTCGTCATTTTGAATGCAGGCTTTCTTAAAATTAGCAAACGATTCCAGGTGGGATTCGCACGACAGGCATATTGAATCTGGAAACCCATCACCTTGTTCTACCTGCCATGGAAAAATAACTGTTAggtataataatttgtgaaatgTATAAGATAGAGAAACAGAATAGCGGATACACCGACTTTGAGATGACAGCAGTTCCAGATGTGTCGTTCTATTGATTGAGTATTGTTGTAGATGGGGACATACGTTTCAAATGGCAGGGAAGATAGGCAAAGTCGGCACTCCATCATGCTGAGTCCAATTTCAAAGTTTAGAATACCCTTTTCCAATCATACTAAACTGTCACAACACAAGACACAGGGTTGCCATCTAATTTACAATGATACAAATGTTTTTGCACAATGCCGTCGTGTTGTGTTAATACTATGACAAAAACTGTGTTCGAAACAGTAATCGgattattccacaaaaagcGATATCGTGCAAGTCACTAATATATCGattacggaacatctggtactcgagttcttgttagtacaatatttcgcgtgttaagctttcgattgatggagttttgggtgccagatgtttcgtgatcgagattttagtgtcTTGCGTGAGaccgctttttgcggaataatcatcgAACTGTACGAAACATGCAAATGGgatgtaaataaaatagaaaagaaaattcgaatttatgcataaataaaaacattttttcaatatttgatgTTATAGCCGAAATTAGCCTTGGTTTGATATAATTAAAAGTTACGTCATGCGGCGCCACCCACTTTATGTCCTCCACAAATATTAGTTGTAATgacttaaggtctgttcatacctatccagcacgaccattatcctgcaggtgtcatgcaagtgcggatagtattctttggtacattatacggacgtattcatactccattcgcgcatgcgcatttacgcattcgtgcgcgtccatatagaatgaatcaaagaatactatccgcacttgcatgatacctgcaggatacgggtcgtgctggatagatatgaacagacctttattccTAATTAAGTtagcatttttactaccaggAGATACATCACCTCAAGTTAACTCAAGAACGACAGTGTCTTCGTTATGCTGCAGTTACACGAGGCCAATTGTTAAGATATTTCACTGAGTCAAATCAATATTGATGAAAGCCAATATATAGCCTTGTGTAAATGCAACATTATTGGTAGAGCATGGATTGTTTCCAATCCTCCTTATCATCATTCTTCTGTAGGTACTGGATCGCTTTCAGTCCTCCATCTGCAGTCACCATTCAAGAGCACTCCTGGTTCTCACCACCATTTTTAGCACAGCGAAGAAGtactaatgagaactcgagtgccagatgatccgtgatcgagatttcagTGAAGTGTGCGAGATcgttttttgcggaataatcaccaaacatCAAAATCAAACAAGAAGTCAACATTACAACGAAACACTCGAATTTATGATCTTGTAAACCTGCCACAAAATTAAACGTAAAAACCtgtaaaatttatttggtaTCGTTCTTTGTGTTGCATTGAATTTTATCCCTCTTCATATCCAATACCATGGTTCTGCTACCCAACAtttctttttgattttaatttccctgtttttaaaatataccgtTATGCCATTTGTcaatttttgttactggcagcACTCGCAATAACAGTGCAGTTCGTCACCTGCGCTTGTGTCAAAACTAGTTTATTTCACCTTTTACTATCAATTACGCTGAAAAGTAaggattatttaaattaaaaataaaacgcttctctgtatattttatacacatttatttagaAACCATAATTTCCATTGTAGTTGTAACAATTAGTTCGGATCTCTCAACTGTCATATAAGGTACTAATTGTAGGTGAATGTGATTCaccgcatacatatattttccatCATCTTCCAAGGCCTCATGATGCATAGCTTTGAATTCCGACGTAATTTTATAATCCGTTGTTGAGGTATTCAATTCACGCTCTTTCATTATCTCTTCTTCCAGTCGACAGATAAGGGGTATTATTTACTTAACGATGGCTTCGTACTAACCTAATATGTAACTAAATGCTATTTTATAACATTTCGATAGTCAATATTACAATTCCttgctttttttttgcaatatatgtgtatttgttgtttcacgattatttattttgtgcAATGAATCTGGCAACTGTGTGAAGTTAATATGTAgctatgtattgtatttgtactacgaatgtttaaatttcaaactCTTCGCTGTCAGTATTTTGAACTAATGACTAAAGTGaactttgaaaatttttatatacctactaaATTTGCATCTTAAAAAAtgtctatattttttaaaatttaaattagttttttcttttatatgaaTTATGACGCAGTTTATACTCGTTAGTACAAaggtttgaaaatatttaaaagtatagTCAAGTAGAACTCTGTATAGTAACAGACTTATGCttgaattttgtttaatttagtaTCCGTGGTAATAAATGGCGGTTAGATAAATATAGTCTATCTATCTGTATACTAACTTATTTGTACCTTATAAGTTTCCGCACCTTTAAAAGTAATCAGTGGAAAGATTTGCAGTGTTTGAGTGAGATATATTGACTCTGGTTGACAATTGTACAAAGTTTTGCTCCGTTGCAAACAGATTCATAATGTTTTTGAATGATTCGTTTGAACAATCGTATTCCATTTGAATattactatcataaattttcagTATCACAATTTAAAACCCCTTCATGTGAAAGCCAAATAAATTAATCCAtctcaatatgtacatagattaattaaaatcatactGGATATGTgggtattttcatatatgtcaTTGATTTCCTTATTATTTTGACTTCAGATCGACGGAGAGAGGGCTTTGAGACGACTTCTCAAACCACTGATGACTTTCAATCTGTAATTGCGATCGAATCATACTTGATTTATGCAACCATCTTCCAAAATGCCGACCCAACTTGTGAGTCAGGACAATACGACGAACGACATTCGGGTCAAGACGGCCTACAATGGGGACATACACATCACGTACATCCATCAGAACATTTCGCTTCAAAATTTATGCCAGGAGATGATAGCGATCTGTCGTTTTTCACCAGAACAGGTTCGATACTTAcattactcaatatatataatatatacatctagtgtttaattttttatatatgtaatgttcatatttaatttgattattggaATTTTTAGATTCATACATAGAAATTAAACcagtaatttacatataaaagtgGTGAAGtgcatgaaattaaaatttaatacaaccgAAAACATCACTGTTGACATTTTataaactatacatatgtatgttacagttcaagtgttcattctggttcgttcatgaacgtgctagtttgttcatacacaaactattgGTTTTAATGCTAATAGTcgaaagctatcttcaaatagactcccaccaggtgtcgcatgaaattTGTAgatgtcaaaacttttgagcttTTAAAACCTTTGATATGTCAAAATTCctagtatttaaaagggaaatacTATGGAAGTCACATTACAACTTTGTTATAATTCCTGtttccgctaatattaaaaatattgcaacccagagtaagcatatgtatgtatgtatataaatatgtaaaggatgggacaaacgattgagaatatatatacttatgcctaatagtttgtggaTAAtgaaactagttcgtttgtcaatttgttcttttgtgtacactataactggcctgattggtttgtgtatgaacaaactagtatattcATGAATGAACGAAATCTACACTtggacatatatatttaaaacatacaaaaataagaaaatattgtttttatattatattttgtaattgaaaaattcttATTGATACATTTTTGCATATACTTTGATAATTAAAGTTGATTTTAAACTTTTAATCCTCAGGACTTGTTGCCAGGTATAGCATTATGAATTGCTTTCagattttgaaagagactgatttttatgattatttaaataaatttgtttgaaaaagcTGTAAATTATTTAGCTTGATGAATGATTTATGGTTGTTAGTTATtctctttataaaaaaaaattgcacgaCAATTGATTACACGTGACTACTATTCTGAAACACTGCTTGtgtaaacattataaaattgtCAGTCTATTGTATGATCTGTAATTAATATTACAGGTGTTTACTATGAAGTGGGTCGATGAAGAAGGGGATCCTTGCACCATATCAACGCAGGTGGAGTTGGATGAAGCCATACGTCTATACGAGCTGAATCGTGACTCGGAGCTCACAATTCACGGTATTTACTTATTAATCAACATGTAGTTGGGATGGTGAAATGtaattgcttttatttttatatgtaatatgtacgtatatctgTTTTTTATCGCTGCAATACCAGCATTGATGTTGCCaaacacgatttttttttcgactgtTTTGTGAAAGAAAAATTGAATTGGTAGGTGGGAAGAATATCACTGTGGCAAATTTTCCATAGATTTTTTGAACGACTGTGGAAGtcagtaataatttatttagatttaaatgcatttaaattCTATCAGTCGTCATACTACAATACTTTATCTGTTCTCTCTAACTCTATATCAGTGATTCTCATGTGAAATTTTACCATAGCCGCATAATTGACATCGGTGATCCTATGAAAATTTCTGGTGGCCGCATTAAATTTTGCTTttgttg includes:
- the LOC143920672 gene encoding uncharacterized protein LOC143920672 isoform X1 — its product is MTECRLCLSSAPFETYVPIYDNTQAIERHIWNCCHLKVEQGDGLPDSICLSCESQLESFANFKKACIKNDEILRRRSSKSRIKMEEITLEDYVWEENVDIKPVIDKRRASTADKDFSKQIDANEMSNPHHSLKRKHQSSSDLSSHDEDNTNKYSQQLARKCDLLGPINTDEEISRLFGKSHQILSTGVNPYQFSPLINSKKSGVWSFFVKEIGEVANCVICKSKIKCKGGSTSGLANHLKLKHGIDSKKSENTDQIPVKCLKLTSNIRNCVKTETLPELLAKCVAHDGFSIKDIVNSTALKEFFNKRGYQMPQNPLTVKTMILEFYNQRKLELRDELLKFKESGSRFSISVDEWTDLNHRRYLNVTLHDTKKNLKTEHKLGLTFIKDTCDAFTLKKLITNKLNEFGLNLNTDIISCTHDGAEVMKKYGHLIGIESQLCYNNAIHLAIMDVFYKKITSNERELFDNDSSDNDESDEDLDCFISDVDVNSNYYPRLELYKVLKNVRQIVCYFKNSNRRNYILQKYVLEQEKNEMRLVLDCKNRWNSLIPMIEVFLKIKECIRKALIETGSENMYNEIDFTILENILYILKPTELAVKELSKIDANILTAEGIFNFLFDKLKKKDSSLSFEIYEALTKRISERRNKTLVSLIKYLQNASVPKTVLNPTQTYASKSSIISYAKTIIQRLYPGDFENSNDLQITEVAESSQTSKEMDVSKTDSLISELQKSISSVMNVPEVQSSDTWDLDKDFKLLELTGNRTPNLDNLFNCVLTIQPTATASERVFSVADQFCKNIQNSMKHDTLDALVFLKYYFMKLNHE
- the LOC143920672 gene encoding uncharacterized protein LOC143920672 isoform X2 — translated: MTECRLCLSSAPFETYVPIYDNTQAIERHIWNCCHLKVEQGDGLPDSICLSCESQLESFANFKKACIKNDEILRRRSSKSRIKMEEITLEDYVWEENVDIKPVIDKRRASTADKDFSKQIDANEMSNPHHSLKRKHQSSSDLSSHDEDNTNKYSQQLARKCDLLGPINTDEEISRLFGKSHQILSTGVNPYQFSPLINSKKSGVWSFFVKEIGEVANCVICKSKIKCKGGSTSGLANHLKLKHGIDSKKSENTDQIPVKCLKLTSNIRNCVKTETLPELLAKCVAHDGFSIKDIVNSTALKEFFNKRGYQMPQNPLTVKTMILEFYNQRKLELRDELLKFKESGSRFSISVDEWTDLNHRRYLNVTLHDTKKNLKTEHKLGLTFIKDTCDAFTLKKLITNKLNEFGLNLNTDIISCTHDGAEVMKKYGHLIGIESQLCYNNAIHLAIMDVFYKKITSNERELFDNDSSDNDESDEDLDCFISDVDVNSNYYPRLELYKVLKNVRQIVCYFKNSNRRNYILQKYVLEQEKNEMRLVLDCKNRWNSLIPMIEVFLKIKECIRKALIETGSENMYNEIDFTILENILYILKPTELAVKELSKIDANILTAEGIFNFLFDKLKKKDSSLSFEIYEALTKRISERRNKTLVSLIKYLQNASVPKTVLNPTQTYASKSSIISYAKTIIQRLYPGDFENSNDLQITEVAESSQTSKEMDVSKTDSLISELQKSISSVMNVPEVQSSDTWDLDKDFKLLELTGNRTPNLDNLFNCVLTIQPTATASERVFSVADQFCKNIQNSMKHDTLDALVFLKYYFMKLNHE
- the LOC143920672 gene encoding uncharacterized protein LOC143920672 isoform X3 — protein: MTECRLCLSSAPFETYVPIYDNTQAIERHIWNCCHLKVEQGDGLPDSICLSCESQLESFANFKKACIKNDEILRRRSSKSRIKMEEITLEDYVWEENVDIKPVIDKRRASTADKDFSKQIDANEMSNPHHSLKRKHQSSSDLSSHDEDNTNKYSQLARKCDLLGPINTDEEISRLFGKSHQILSTGVNPYQFSPLINSKKSGVWSFFVKEIGEVANCVICKSKIKCKGGSTSGLANHLKLKHGIDSKKSENTDQIPVKCLKLTSNIRNCVKTETLPELLAKCVAHDGFSIKDIVNSTALKEFFNKRGYQMPQNPLTVKTMILEFYNQRKLELRDELLKFKESGSRFSISVDEWTDLNHRRYLNVTLHDTKKNLKTEHKLGLTFIKDTCDAFTLKKLITNKLNEFGLNLNTDIISCTHDGAEVMKKYGHLIGIESQLCYNNAIHLAIMDVFYKKITSNERELFDNDSSDNDESDEDLDCFISDVDVNSNYYPRLELYKVLKNVRQIVCYFKNSNRRNYILQKYVLEQEKNEMRLVLDCKNRWNSLIPMIEVFLKIKECIRKALIETGSENMYNEIDFTILENILYILKPTELAVKELSKIDANILTAEGIFNFLFDKLKKKDSSLSFEIYEALTKRISERRNKTLVSLIKYLQNASVPKTVLNPTQTYASKSSIISYAKTIIQRLYPGDFENSNDLQITEVAESSQTSKEMDVSKTDSLISELQKSISSVMNVPEVQSSDTWDLDKDFKLLELTGNRTPNLDNLFNCVLTIQPTATASERVFSVADQFCKNIQNSMKHDTLDALVFLKYYFMKLNHE